One segment of Brassica napus cultivar Da-Ae chromosome C3, Da-Ae, whole genome shotgun sequence DNA contains the following:
- the LOC106443024 gene encoding probable 2-oxoglutarate-dependent dioxygenase AOP1, with protein MDSNSLPPLSDSIQLPVIDFSDQNLTPGTSKWDKVKADVRKALEDYGCFEAFFHKVSSELDKSVFEAIEELFGLPIQTKERNVSAKPYHGYLNRNLYESLGIDDANLAEKVKDFTQQLWPDHGNKRISETMHGVSEKLAELDVMVRRMILESFGIKKYINEHLDSTNYLFRMMKYTPPPPVVDDVETKVGLPSHTDKNIMTILHQYQVEGLEIQTKDEKWFKVKPSHQYSFIVMVGDSMCAFLNGRLSSTYHRVLMTAKKTRYSTALFSTPKTGVIVDSPQELIDEEHPRVFKPFEFNDYRDFYNTEAGFAAQSTLHAFCAL; from the exons ATGGATTCAaactctcttcctcctctttcAGACTCTATTCAACTCCCAGTTATTGATTTCTCGGATCAAAACCTGACACCAGGAACCTCAAAGTGGGACAAAGTGAAGGCTGATGTCCGTAAAGCTTTAGAAGACTATGGCTGTTTTGAAGCTTTCTTTCACAAAGTGTCTTCTGAGCTTGATAAGTCTGTTTTTGAAGCCATAGAAGAGCTTTTCGGTTTACCGATTCAGACCAAAGAGAGAAACGTGTCGGCAAAACCCTATCATGGATATCTAAACCGAAATCTTTACGAGAGTTTGGGGATAGATGATGCTAATCTTGCGGAGAAAGTCAAGGACTTTACCCAGCAGCTATGGCCTGACCATGGAAACAAGAGAATTAG TGAAACGATGCATGGGGTTTCTGAGAAATTAGCAGAACTGGATGTGATGGTGAGAAGAATGATACTGGAGAGTTTCGGGATAAAGAAATACATTAACGAACATCTTGATTCGACAAATTACCTTTTCCGGATGATGAAGTATACACCACCTCCTCCTGTTGTTGATGATGTAGAGACCAAAGTCGGTTTACCTTCTCATACCGACAAGAACATCATGACAATACTTCATCAGTATCAAGTTGAGGGTTTAGAAATTCAGACCAAAGACGAAAAATGGTTCAAAGTGAAACCATCTCATCAATATTCTTTCATCGTCATGGTTGGAGATTCTATGTGT GCATTTTTGAATGGTCGATTGTCTTCTACATATCACCGAGTCCTGATGACAGCAAAGAAGACAAGGTATTCGACTGCACTGTTCTCGACTCCAAAAACAGGAGTTATCGTAGATTCACCTCAAGAACTTATCGATGAAGAACATCCACGTGTGTTCAAACCCTTTGAATTCAATGATTACCGTGACTTCTATAACACGGAAGCTGGGTTTGCAGCTCAGTCTACTCTCCATGCTTTCTGTGCTCTCTga